The following proteins are encoded in a genomic region of Cryptomeria japonica chromosome 11, Sugi_1.0, whole genome shotgun sequence:
- the LOC131079424 gene encoding protein NRT1/ PTR FAMILY 4.6-like gives MSMASTTVFVDTRNKRVCNHFDQFFDSVAFLQIVVNLVTYFNEVMHLEITDSTTTLTNFVGTTFLVALFGGMISDSYVDRFKMNFFSACTELAFCSFLLGMLDTMSMAFTTVY, from the exons ATGTCAATGGCGTCTACAACTGTGTTTGTTGACACAAGAAATAAAAGGGTTTGCAACCATTTCGATCAA TTCTTCGATAGCGTGGCTTTTCTGCAGATAGTTGTAAACCTTGTGACTTATTTCAATGAGGTTATGCATTTGGAAATCACGGATTCAACCACTACGCTGACAAATTTTGTCGGCACTACATTTCTGGTGGCATTGTTTGGAGGAATGATTTCTGACTCCTATGTTGACAGATTCAAGATGAACTTTTTCTCTGCTTGTACAGAGCTTGCC TTTTGCAGCTTTCTCCTCGGCATGTTAGATACAATGTCGATGGCGTTTACAACTGTCTATTGA